From a region of the Paenibacillus sp. FSL R10-2734 genome:
- the deoB gene encoding phosphopentomutase, producing the protein MSSFKRIGFIVLDSVGIGEAPDAANFGDAGSHTLGHILDRVPGLKLPNLQQLGLANIAPLPPLEPVTSPTGYYGKMQEVSVGKDTMTGHWELMGLKIEVPFNTYPDGFPTELIEKFEAATGRKVIGNKPASGTEILVEYGEEQMKTGAWIVYTSADSVFQLAAHEDIIPLEELYSACKIARELTMAPEFSVGRVIARPYVGEPGHFVRTPNRHDYAVKPPEPTVMNALADIGKDVIAVGKINDIFTGEGVTASYPTKSNEHGIEVTIEQLRQPFDGFLFTNLVDFDSLYGHRRDPEGYGRALEVFDQALPEILSTLGEDDLLIISADHGNDPIHSGTDHTREYVPLLIYSPRFKQPESLGIRETFSDVAATISDNFGAKAPQYGTSFLAKLQ; encoded by the coding sequence ATGTCCTCATTTAAACGAATTGGTTTTATTGTTCTAGATAGTGTTGGTATCGGTGAAGCGCCAGATGCTGCAAATTTCGGTGATGCTGGGTCGCATACGCTTGGTCATATATTGGATCGTGTTCCTGGATTGAAGCTGCCTAATCTACAACAGCTCGGGTTAGCTAACATTGCTCCGCTGCCGCCACTTGAACCTGTAACTTCTCCAACAGGGTACTACGGCAAAATGCAGGAAGTATCAGTAGGTAAGGATACGATGACAGGACACTGGGAGCTAATGGGGCTAAAGATTGAAGTTCCTTTCAATACGTATCCTGATGGCTTTCCAACAGAATTGATTGAGAAGTTCGAAGCGGCAACTGGACGTAAGGTGATCGGTAATAAACCGGCATCTGGTACGGAGATTCTAGTTGAATATGGCGAAGAGCAAATGAAAACAGGGGCTTGGATTGTCTATACCTCCGCGGACAGTGTATTCCAGCTTGCAGCACATGAAGATATCATTCCACTCGAAGAGCTGTACAGCGCGTGCAAAATAGCCCGTGAATTAACAATGGCTCCTGAATTCTCTGTAGGTCGCGTCATTGCTCGTCCTTATGTTGGAGAACCGGGGCATTTCGTTCGGACGCCAAATCGGCATGACTATGCTGTGAAGCCGCCAGAACCAACGGTAATGAATGCGCTGGCTGATATCGGGAAAGATGTTATTGCGGTAGGTAAGATCAACGATATCTTTACAGGAGAAGGCGTTACGGCTTCTTATCCTACGAAGAGTAATGAACACGGAATCGAAGTTACCATTGAGCAGCTTCGTCAACCGTTTGATGGCTTCCTGTTCACAAATCTGGTGGATTTTGATTCCCTGTATGGACACCGTCGTGATCCGGAGGGTTATGGCCGTGCACTGGAAGTATTCGATCAGGCTTTGCCTGAAATTCTATCCACACTTGGTGAAGATGACCTGTTGATCATTTCTGCAGACCATGGCAACGATCCAATCCATAGTGGAACTGATCATACCCGTGAATATGTGCCTCTCTTAATTTATAGCCCACGGTTTAAACAACCGGAAAGCTTGGGTATTCGTGAGACCTTCTCTGATGTTGCCGCAACCATTTCCGATAACTTTGGAGCGAAAGCACCGCAGTATGGGACAAGCTTCTTAGCGAAACTGCAATAA
- a CDS encoding purine-nucleoside phosphorylase: MSALTQQEIQEAAIYIKDKFPVAPEIGLILGSGLGVLADLITDGISIPYDEIPHFPVSTVEGHEGELLIGMIEGRRVVMMKGRFHMYEGYGPEVTAFPVRVMKELGIASLLVTNAAGGVNTDFTPGDLMLITDHLNLTGRNPLIGPNDPALGVRFPDMSSAYSRRLIQVAKETAAQQNFEFKEGVYAGLLGPCYETPAEIVMLRLLGADAVGMSTVSETIVARHAGIEVLGISCITNMAAGILDQPLNHEEVMETADRVRERFLKLVLGFIPKM; encoded by the coding sequence ATGAGCGCATTAACTCAACAAGAAATTCAAGAAGCAGCCATTTATATAAAAGACAAATTTCCGGTGGCTCCGGAAATTGGATTGATCCTTGGGTCAGGTCTCGGTGTGTTAGCAGATCTTATCACTGATGGAATCAGCATTCCATATGATGAGATTCCTCACTTCCCTGTGTCCACTGTAGAAGGACATGAGGGCGAACTATTGATCGGTATGATCGAAGGACGCCGAGTAGTGATGATGAAGGGCCGCTTTCATATGTATGAAGGTTACGGACCTGAGGTAACGGCATTCCCTGTACGGGTGATGAAAGAGCTTGGTATAGCCAGCCTACTAGTAACTAATGCTGCTGGTGGAGTGAACACAGATTTCACGCCGGGTGATCTGATGCTCATTACAGATCATCTTAATCTGACTGGACGGAACCCGTTAATAGGACCTAATGATCCTGCACTTGGAGTCCGATTCCCAGATATGTCGTCTGCCTATAGTCGCCGCCTAATCCAGGTAGCGAAGGAAACGGCAGCTCAGCAGAATTTCGAGTTCAAAGAAGGCGTTTATGCTGGTCTACTTGGACCTTGCTACGAAACGCCTGCTGAAATCGTAATGCTACGTCTTCTAGGTGCTGATGCTGTGGGCATGTCTACTGTATCGGAGACCATTGTTGCCCGTCACGCAGGTATCGAGGTATTGGGTATCTCCTGTATTACTAATATGGCAGCGGGAATCCTAGATCAACCTCTCAATCATGAAGAGGTGATGGAAACTGCTGACCGTGTGCGTGAGCGTTTCCTGAAGCTGGTCTTGGGCTTTATTCCGAAAATGTAA
- a CDS encoding pyrimidine-nucleoside phosphorylase, protein MRAVDIIQKKRDGGELSREEISFLIQGFSKGEVPDYQLSAWAMAVYFQGMNARETGDLTMEMAMSGDQVDLSPIAGIKVDKHSTGGVGDKTTVVLAPLVASAGVPVAKMSGRGLGHTGGTLDKLESISGFSVEMDRERFFDQVGEIGAAVIGQSGNITPADKKLYALRDVTATVESIPLIASSVMSKKIAAGADAIVLDVKTGSGAFMKTLDDSIALAQAMVDIGTHLGRNTVAIISDMDQPLGYGIGNALEIKEGIETLKGHGPKDLQEVCLILGSQMLVLGGKAKDEAEARSILMTHIEDGTALEKFKQIVKAQGGDVSQIDDPEKLPTAKRFIEVKAKTKGFIEGIQAEEIGIAAMLLGAGRETKESVIDLAVGIQLAKKVGDAVEIDETLAVLHINDASEQKVKEAEGKILEAYRITSESVPPLPLVFALVTKDGVTRY, encoded by the coding sequence ATGAGAGCTGTCGATATTATTCAGAAAAAAAGAGATGGCGGAGAGCTGAGTCGTGAGGAAATATCCTTCCTAATTCAGGGCTTCAGTAAAGGTGAGGTTCCTGATTATCAACTTTCCGCTTGGGCAATGGCTGTTTATTTTCAAGGCATGAACGCTCGGGAGACCGGCGATCTAACGATGGAAATGGCGATGTCTGGTGATCAAGTAGATCTAAGCCCAATCGCAGGGATTAAGGTCGATAAACACTCCACAGGCGGTGTTGGAGATAAAACAACCGTGGTGCTTGCACCGTTGGTAGCCTCTGCTGGAGTACCAGTAGCGAAAATGTCCGGCCGTGGACTTGGTCATACCGGAGGCACACTAGATAAGCTGGAGTCGATCAGTGGCTTCTCTGTAGAGATGGATCGCGAGCGTTTCTTTGATCAAGTAGGAGAAATTGGAGCGGCTGTTATTGGTCAGTCGGGCAACATTACACCTGCAGACAAAAAACTGTATGCACTGCGTGATGTAACAGCGACAGTAGAGTCCATTCCACTAATCGCAAGCTCTGTGATGAGCAAGAAGATTGCGGCAGGTGCAGATGCCATCGTACTGGATGTCAAGACTGGTAGCGGGGCTTTCATGAAGACACTCGATGATTCTATTGCGCTTGCACAGGCGATGGTTGACATTGGCACACATTTGGGTCGCAATACCGTTGCGATCATTAGTGATATGGACCAGCCACTTGGATACGGAATTGGCAATGCGCTCGAAATTAAGGAAGGAATCGAGACCTTGAAGGGGCACGGTCCGAAGGATTTGCAGGAGGTCTGTCTTATTCTGGGCAGCCAGATGCTTGTTCTTGGTGGTAAAGCCAAGGACGAAGCAGAGGCTCGCTCGATTCTTATGACACATATTGAAGATGGCACAGCGCTGGAGAAATTCAAACAGATCGTGAAGGCGCAAGGTGGAGATGTATCACAAATCGATGATCCGGAGAAACTCCCTACTGCTAAGCGATTCATTGAAGTGAAAGCGAAAACTAAGGGATTCATTGAGGGTATTCAAGCAGAAGAAATCGGTATTGCTGCTATGCTGCTTGGTGCAGGACGTGAAACCAAGGAATCTGTGATTGATTTGGCAGTTGGTATTCAACTCGCTAAAAAAGTTGGAGATGCTGTCGAGATCGATGAGACACTCGCCGTATTGCATATTAACGATGCTAGTGAGCAGAAAGTAAAGGAAGCTGAAGGTAAGATATTAGAAGCTTACCGTATCACTTCTGAATCGGTTCCTCCGCTACCCCTGGTATTTGCGCTTGTTACGAAGGATGGAGTAACACGGTACTAG
- a CDS encoding serine hydrolase: MNPLEGYIETEALQNNFSGVVQVKQHDKEITSSCYSYANKSDERANNIHTRFGIASGCKIFTALAVCQLVEQELISFESRLSDFLKKVEFPLFSSEITIHQLLTHCSGIPDYFDETIMDDFEELWKTRPMYTLRQLEDFVPMFRNLPMMWPPGERFHYNNTGYIVLGLLVEELSGMSFSDYVELRIFKPCGMEQSGYFSLDALPPNCATGYIENEDGSWRTNIYSIPVKGGSDGGAFVTAPDMQLFWSGLMNHILLSPVLTSLLLTPHVHVDGEGYYGYGVWITLREGKVFKFHIMGYDPGVSFRSAIYPASGETVVVMCNVGSGASKIFNVIDKHL, from the coding sequence ATGAACCCACTTGAAGGTTATATTGAGACAGAAGCTTTACAGAACAATTTCTCTGGCGTAGTACAAGTAAAACAACATGATAAAGAAATCACCAGCAGCTGTTACAGTTATGCCAATAAGTCAGATGAGCGAGCAAACAATATTCATACTCGATTCGGCATCGCTTCCGGTTGTAAAATATTCACAGCCCTCGCCGTCTGCCAACTGGTTGAACAGGAATTGATTTCTTTCGAAAGTAGATTATCAGACTTTCTGAAGAAGGTAGAGTTCCCTCTCTTTAGTTCTGAAATCACCATACATCAGCTGCTTACGCATTGCTCTGGGATTCCTGATTATTTTGATGAAACGATCATGGATGATTTCGAAGAACTGTGGAAGACACGACCCATGTACACTTTAAGGCAGCTTGAAGACTTTGTACCGATGTTTCGAAACCTTCCTATGATGTGGCCCCCTGGTGAACGATTCCATTACAATAATACCGGATATATCGTACTGGGGTTACTGGTCGAGGAATTGAGCGGAATGTCCTTTTCCGATTATGTGGAGCTTCGTATCTTTAAGCCTTGCGGAATGGAGCAATCCGGTTACTTTTCGTTAGATGCCCTGCCTCCCAACTGTGCAACGGGATACATAGAGAACGAGGATGGTAGCTGGAGAACAAATATCTATTCAATCCCTGTAAAAGGTGGCTCTGACGGTGGCGCATTCGTAACGGCTCCCGACATGCAACTTTTCTGGAGCGGGCTAATGAACCATATACTACTGAGTCCTGTACTAACTTCACTACTGCTTACTCCCCACGTACATGTAGATGGCGAAGGATATTATGGTTATGGAGTTTGGATCACTCTCCGAGAAGGAAAAGTGTTTAAGTTTCACATTATGGGCTACGATCCCGGTGTTTCCTTCCGGTCAGCTATCTATCCAGCTAGTGGTGAGACTGTAGTCGTAATGTGTAATGTGGGTAGCGGGGCTTCTAAGATTTTCAATGTTATCGATAAACATTTATAG
- a CDS encoding D-alanyl-D-alanine carboxypeptidase family protein, with amino-acid sequence MRFAVLVLCIVVSVLGPVSGAYAEEKSKNAGSKTAAVDLAPGARSAILMDAGTGTIIYEKNSHDKLPPASITKIMTMLLTVEALDEGRLQLTDKVRTSEYAASMGGSQIFLEPGEEMTVDEMLKGIAMASGNDASVAMAEKIAGSESAFVDLMNKRAEELGLKDTHFANCNGLPAANHYSSAYDIAVISRELLKHDQIIKYTGSYQDYLRKDSTKPFWLVNTNKLVRFYTGADGLKTGYTAEAKFCLSATAARDGLRAVAVVLGEPNTKTRNSEVSGMFDYLFSQYKVHTIHKEGDAIGTLKIEKGVKSELLITAKETYSVLLKKGGTQEGIRHELVLPESVKAPVAEGQSVGKLVVYQGTNVIKEYELKAGEAVPKASWWKLFKRTTGSMFGVD; translated from the coding sequence ATGCGTTTTGCTGTGCTTGTGCTCTGTATCGTTGTGTCGGTTTTAGGACCGGTGTCAGGTGCTTATGCTGAGGAAAAAAGCAAGAATGCTGGCAGTAAGACTGCCGCTGTAGATCTTGCGCCTGGTGCGCGTTCCGCGATTCTAATGGATGCAGGCACCGGCACTATTATTTATGAAAAGAACAGCCATGATAAGCTGCCTCCCGCAAGTATTACGAAGATTATGACGATGCTGCTTACGGTGGAAGCGCTGGATGAAGGAAGGCTGCAACTGACGGACAAGGTGCGCACGAGTGAATATGCCGCATCGATGGGCGGATCGCAAATTTTCCTGGAGCCTGGTGAAGAAATGACGGTGGACGAGATGCTGAAAGGCATCGCTATGGCCTCCGGTAATGATGCATCTGTGGCGATGGCAGAGAAAATAGCTGGTTCGGAGAGCGCTTTTGTCGATCTGATGAATAAACGTGCAGAGGAGCTGGGTCTAAAAGATACCCATTTTGCCAACTGCAACGGTCTTCCGGCCGCCAATCACTATTCCTCAGCTTATGATATTGCGGTCATTAGTCGGGAACTTTTGAAGCATGATCAAATTATCAAATATACCGGTTCCTATCAGGATTACTTACGTAAGGATTCAACCAAACCGTTCTGGTTGGTGAACACGAACAAGCTGGTGCGTTTCTACACTGGTGCTGATGGACTGAAGACAGGTTATACAGCCGAGGCTAAATTCTGTCTGTCCGCTACAGCTGCAAGAGATGGCCTGCGTGCTGTCGCTGTTGTGCTAGGCGAGCCGAACACGAAGACACGCAACAGTGAAGTGTCAGGCATGTTCGATTACCTGTTCTCGCAATATAAAGTACACACGATCCACAAAGAAGGGGATGCGATTGGCACCCTAAAGATTGAGAAGGGCGTAAAGTCCGAGCTGCTGATTACGGCGAAAGAGACGTACAGTGTTCTTTTGAAAAAAGGTGGGACCCAAGAAGGCATTCGCCACGAGCTAGTGCTGCCGGAAAGCGTGAAGGCTCCAGTGGCTGAAGGTCAATCCGTGGGCAAGCTGGTTGTCTACCAAGGAACCAATGTGATTAAGGAATATGAATTAAAAGCAGGGGAAGCTGTGCCGAAAGCAAGCTGGTGGAAGCTCTTTAAGCGCACAACAGGCTCGATGTTCGGCGTGGATTAA
- the spoIIAA gene encoding anti-sigma F factor antagonist: MNSHVEMEHHRGVLIVRLSGELDHHAADFVRMDMDEAIMRSQVSHLVLSLKHLQFMDSSGLGVILGRYKLIHSKGGKMAVCDATAPVKRLLEMSGLFKIMPLYDDESTALSDLEVAL, translated from the coding sequence ATGAATTCTCATGTGGAGATGGAGCATCACAGGGGTGTGTTGATTGTCCGTTTATCAGGGGAGCTGGATCATCACGCAGCCGATTTTGTAAGAATGGATATGGATGAAGCGATTATGCGTAGTCAGGTATCGCATTTGGTTCTTAGTCTTAAGCATCTGCAGTTTATGGACAGTTCAGGCCTAGGTGTGATTCTGGGCAGGTATAAACTGATCCACAGTAAAGGTGGAAAAATGGCTGTGTGTGATGCAACGGCACCAGTGAAGCGGCTTCTGGAAATGTCAGGCCTCTTCAAAATCATGCCCCTATATGACGACGAGAGCACTGCACTCTCGGATTTGGAGGTTGCGTTATGA
- the spoIIAB gene encoding anti-sigma F factor: protein MTNSKAGNFMNVQFAARSENESFARVVVAAFVSRLDPTMDELNDLKTVVSEAVTNCIIHGYDSDPEGIVTISASLDNETVHLTIEDQGRGIEDLELAQQPLYTSKPELERSGMGFTIMENFMDEFEVTSEPGHGTSISMKKTIVSKKALYN, encoded by the coding sequence ATGACAAATAGTAAGGCTGGTAACTTCATGAATGTGCAGTTCGCTGCACGCTCGGAGAACGAATCGTTCGCGCGTGTAGTCGTAGCGGCATTTGTTTCCCGGCTTGATCCTACGATGGACGAGCTGAATGATCTGAAGACAGTCGTGTCGGAAGCGGTCACCAACTGTATTATTCATGGGTATGATAGTGATCCGGAAGGTATTGTGACCATCTCGGCATCACTGGACAACGAAACGGTACATTTAACCATTGAGGATCAGGGACGGGGCATTGAGGATTTAGAGCTGGCGCAACAGCCGCTGTACACCTCTAAGCCAGAACTGGAGCGGTCGGGCATGGGCTTTACTATTATGGAGAATTTCATGGATGAATTTGAAGTCACTAGTGAACCGGGACACGGTACTTCTATCTCAATGAAGAAAACCATCGTCTCGAAAAAAGCTTTATACAATTAG
- the sigF gene encoding RNA polymerase sporulation sigma factor SigF — translation MDAESKKAPPTYLDDAEVKRLIALSQAGDSLARDTLVSCNIRLVWSVVQRFMNRGYEPDDLFQIGCIGLLKSVDKFDLSYEVKFSTYAVPMIIGEIQRFLRDDGTLKVSRSLKEMANKVRKMKDEMSKTLDRLPTIGEVAEALGVTPEEVVFAQEANKPPTSIHETVFENDGDPITLIDQIADESQERWFDKLALNEAIGGLSERERLIVYLRYYRDQTQSEVASRLGISQVQVSRLEKKILQNIREQIAQ, via the coding sequence ATGGATGCAGAGTCAAAAAAAGCTCCGCCGACCTATTTGGACGATGCGGAGGTCAAACGTCTTATCGCACTCAGTCAGGCCGGAGATAGTCTTGCCCGAGACACGCTTGTAAGCTGTAATATCCGACTGGTCTGGTCGGTAGTACAGCGGTTTATGAATCGCGGGTATGAGCCTGACGATTTGTTCCAGATCGGTTGCATCGGACTCTTGAAGTCCGTTGATAAATTTGATCTCAGCTATGAGGTCAAGTTCTCCACCTATGCGGTGCCGATGATTATCGGTGAGATTCAGCGTTTCCTTCGTGACGATGGTACCTTAAAAGTCAGTCGTTCCCTTAAGGAAATGGCTAACAAGGTTCGCAAGATGAAGGATGAAATGTCTAAAACGCTTGATCGTCTGCCTACGATTGGTGAAGTTGCGGAAGCACTCGGGGTTACTCCCGAAGAAGTGGTATTCGCTCAGGAAGCCAATAAGCCGCCGACCTCTATTCATGAGACGGTGTTCGAGAATGATGGCGATCCGATCACGCTGATTGATCAAATCGCTGACGAATCACAGGAGCGTTGGTTCGATAAGCTGGCATTAAATGAAGCTATCGGAGGCCTTAGCGAACGTGAACGTCTGATCGTCTATCTTCGATACTATCGTGACCAAACGCAGTCGGAGGTCGCCAGTCGTCTAGGGATTTCTCAAGTGCAGGTATCCCGGCTGGAGAAGAAAATATTGCAAAATATCCGTGAGCAGATTGCTCAGTAG
- a CDS encoding PAS domain S-box protein, giving the protein MHALGDENVITWSIDMEENLLTMSNGLEKWVGVTSKAISHSPNFLREFVYVVDLDQYDTYMERLNAGLISSLEYRMQRSTEELKWVQSIGTPILNEDNKVCRIDGVMLDITEQKKAQIQLESTFSLYQQMLSKLDVAIWSFDYVSKKVLFISDAIFNITGYSVEEAKEDDFWLRIAHKEENPLDQEIMSTALQGIPMLTEYRIIHANGEPRWLQVRIIPSLDESQAVVRLDGILADITEKKCMKEAFFKSEQRYKSLFDYNSDVVCELDLQGNILAINSAAEQITGESLSMVGEKLSIMNLFGAENIPRMADYFERTVRGSAQHYVVTSSRKDGKVSHWSMKNVPVYVNSRIVGAFVVAKDITSTVEVEHKLVQREAEYRLIINNMKDMMGVLDQKGNFIVASPSCETLIGIPVGLIKDTTILKYIDPDEQESLREQISNIFRTKASMMFYNRFIHSKGYILNLECLATPVLGEDGEVMSIVIVARDITKRVQMEKELRESEEFNQQLIKLSPEAVVLHSEYKFVYVNFACRGLFGVCDESQLIGKTIFNWAHPDYLSLAKERMLEIYKEPYKILVPIEQKVVRSDGTIIDVEVTASSILYKGKIACISIFRDISDRKKTEEDRQHASQMIRESEERYFRLQMSLDQFSQDLFGVMKISHMEQRLLKEVRDILQVSNISLIDVEHNHDKLCEIIETEQGYSLKIGEFRGTSYLLSINEKTRLLEISSIRVWLETITRYVSVLFDHFLLIEDLTKDLEQAASKQVAPTWLLRFMFNLSENERKRLAQDLHDSALQEQIIWYRKLDLLLGDKSISGEFRGQLEQITEGLLDVIYQLRIICNELRPPALINEGLTSSLETLFEFTQLRTNYQIYFQSEAFTHKLDDEMLIGLYRIVQELLANAAKHSFATEVHITLASVAEQIHLNYQDNGIGMSLLGEDSLKSMGIYSMKERVRSMEGTIVFHSPENKGLAVNISIPAD; this is encoded by the coding sequence ATGCATGCACTCGGCGACGAGAATGTGATCACATGGTCTATAGATATGGAAGAAAATCTGCTGACGATGTCGAATGGTTTAGAGAAATGGGTAGGTGTCACAAGTAAGGCTATTTCGCATAGCCCTAATTTTCTGCGGGAATTTGTGTATGTAGTGGATCTTGATCAATATGATACCTACATGGAAAGATTGAATGCTGGTCTTATCAGTAGTCTTGAGTATCGGATGCAACGATCTACTGAAGAACTTAAGTGGGTTCAAAGTATTGGTACGCCAATTCTAAATGAGGATAATAAGGTCTGCCGAATAGATGGAGTTATGCTGGACATTACTGAACAAAAAAAGGCGCAAATTCAATTAGAAAGCACATTTTCTTTGTATCAACAAATGCTCTCCAAGCTTGATGTGGCAATTTGGTCTTTCGATTACGTATCTAAGAAAGTGCTATTTATATCGGATGCCATTTTCAATATCACCGGTTATTCAGTTGAAGAGGCGAAGGAGGATGACTTTTGGCTCCGTATTGCGCATAAGGAAGAAAATCCTTTGGATCAGGAGATCATGTCAACGGCTCTGCAGGGGATTCCAATGCTTACTGAATATCGGATCATCCACGCAAATGGTGAGCCTCGATGGTTACAGGTCAGGATCATACCCAGTCTAGATGAATCCCAAGCGGTGGTTCGGCTTGATGGGATATTGGCAGATATCACTGAAAAAAAGTGTATGAAAGAGGCTTTCTTCAAAAGTGAACAACGTTATAAATCTTTATTTGATTATAACTCAGACGTCGTATGTGAACTGGATCTGCAAGGGAATATTTTAGCAATTAATTCTGCGGCAGAGCAAATTACTGGAGAATCTTTAAGTATGGTCGGAGAGAAATTGTCCATTATGAATCTATTTGGAGCAGAGAATATACCAAGGATGGCGGATTATTTTGAAAGAACAGTACGAGGATCTGCTCAGCATTATGTTGTGACATCTTCCCGCAAGGATGGAAAAGTGAGTCACTGGTCTATGAAAAATGTCCCGGTATATGTGAATAGTCGTATTGTTGGTGCTTTTGTGGTCGCTAAAGATATAACATCAACAGTAGAAGTAGAGCACAAGCTGGTGCAACGTGAAGCAGAATACAGACTTATTATTAATAACATGAAGGATATGATGGGTGTTCTAGATCAGAAAGGGAATTTCATTGTAGCTTCCCCCTCCTGTGAGACCCTAATCGGTATTCCTGTAGGCTTAATCAAAGACACTACTATACTAAAATATATCGATCCAGATGAGCAAGAAAGCTTGCGTGAACAGATATCAAATATTTTTAGGACAAAAGCAAGCATGATGTTTTACAATCGTTTTATTCATTCAAAAGGTTATATCTTAAATTTAGAATGTCTTGCTACTCCCGTTCTAGGTGAGGATGGAGAAGTAATGAGTATTGTAATTGTAGCAAGAGATATTACCAAGAGAGTGCAAATGGAAAAAGAATTAAGGGAAAGCGAGGAGTTCAATCAGCAGTTGATCAAGCTATCACCTGAAGCGGTCGTTCTTCATAGCGAGTATAAGTTTGTTTATGTGAATTTCGCCTGTCGTGGTTTATTTGGAGTTTGCGATGAGAGTCAGTTGATCGGTAAAACGATTTTTAATTGGGCGCATCCGGACTATTTGTCGCTGGCGAAAGAACGCATGCTTGAAATCTATAAGGAGCCCTATAAGATCTTAGTTCCAATTGAACAAAAGGTCGTACGTTCGGATGGAACGATTATCGATGTAGAGGTAACAGCTAGCTCCATTTTGTACAAAGGGAAAATTGCATGCATCTCTATATTTAGGGATATAAGTGATCGAAAAAAAACAGAAGAGGACAGACAACATGCCTCCCAAATGATTCGTGAAAGCGAGGAAAGGTATTTTCGTTTGCAGATGAGTCTGGACCAGTTCTCACAGGATCTTTTTGGTGTAATGAAGATTAGCCATATGGAACAGCGGTTGCTCAAAGAAGTCAGAGATATCCTGCAGGTATCAAATATTAGTCTAATCGATGTTGAACATAATCATGATAAATTATGCGAAATTATCGAAACGGAGCAAGGGTATTCACTCAAGATCGGGGAGTTCCGCGGAACAAGTTATTTACTATCGATTAACGAGAAGACCCGTTTATTAGAAATCAGTTCTATTCGAGTCTGGCTTGAGACGATCACCCGTTATGTTAGTGTTCTCTTTGATCATTTTTTGCTGATTGAAGACTTAACTAAGGATCTTGAGCAAGCGGCTTCCAAGCAAGTAGCTCCTACATGGCTTCTCCGCTTTATGTTTAATTTATCCGAGAATGAACGAAAACGACTTGCTCAGGATTTACACGACTCCGCCCTTCAAGAACAAATTATCTGGTATCGTAAGCTGGATCTTCTCCTAGGGGATAAGTCCATTAGTGGGGAATTTAGAGGACAACTAGAACAGATCACAGAAGGCTTACTAGATGTCATCTATCAACTGCGGATTATTTGTAACGAGCTCCGCCCCCCTGCACTAATTAATGAGGGCCTTACCTCTTCGCTGGAGACGTTGTTTGAATTCACTCAGCTGCGTACCAATTATCAGATTTATTTCCAGTCAGAAGCATTCACACATAAGCTAGATGATGAAATGCTTATAGGATTGTACCGGATTGTGCAAGAGCTTTTAGCTAATGCAGCGAAGCACTCCTTTGCGACAGAAGTCCACATTACCTTAGCTAGTGTAGCTGAGCAGATTCATTTGAATTATCAAGATAATGGAATTGGAATGAGTTTACTTGGAGAGGATTCGCTAAAAAGTATGGGGATATACAGTATGAAAGAAAGGGTTCGGAGTATGGAGGGGACGATAGTATTCCACTCGCCAGAGAATAAGGGATTAGCGGTCAATATATCTATACCTGCAGATTAA
- a CDS encoding response regulator transcription factor, producing MIQILLVDDHPSVMEGTRMILEQEGDMKVTLANSAHEVLEMVSSHSFDVMLFDLHIADVNGIDLAKQVLTMNADAIILIYTGYEFNNKFNLMIESGIFGFISKTTNREQLITAVRCALRGEVILPQTLVKQLRKVPPKGLEITDEQATSMISKREHEMLTEIAKGKSNKEIAEIVLMSQRSLEYSLTNLFQKLNVKSRIEAAITAKRLGILKESDFTNSL from the coding sequence ATGATTCAAATTTTGTTAGTGGATGACCATCCATCTGTAATGGAAGGGACTAGAATGATATTAGAACAAGAGGGAGATATGAAGGTTACTCTAGCCAATTCTGCCCATGAGGTGCTTGAAATGGTGAGTAGTCATTCTTTTGACGTAATGTTATTTGATCTTCATATCGCCGATGTGAATGGAATTGATTTGGCGAAACAAGTATTAACAATGAACGCGGATGCGATCATTTTAATCTATACCGGATACGAATTTAACAACAAATTTAATTTGATGATCGAATCAGGAATATTTGGATTTATCTCAAAAACGACCAATAGAGAGCAGTTGATTACAGCAGTACGTTGTGCATTAAGAGGGGAAGTCATTCTACCGCAGACTTTAGTCAAGCAGTTAAGAAAAGTACCACCTAAAGGATTAGAAATCACTGATGAACAAGCAACCTCCATGATTAGCAAAAGGGAACATGAAATGCTAACAGAAATTGCAAAAGGAAAAAGTAACAAGGAAATAGCAGAGATAGTGCTTATGAGTCAGCGGTCTCTTGAATATAGTTTAACTAATTTATTCCAAAAGCTAAATGTGAAATCAAGAATTGAAGCGGCTATCACAGCTAAAAGGCTGGGAATATTAAAGGAATCAGATTTTACTAATTCATTGTGA